A DNA window from Sulfitobacter noctilucicola contains the following coding sequences:
- the ribB gene encoding 3,4-dihydroxy-2-butanone-4-phosphate synthase, whose protein sequence is MIKPVDKSGTHDVPGAVEDSLRHAISPIEEIIEEARNGRLVILVDHEDRENEGDLYIPAEKCKPDAVNFMATHGRGLICLTLTSDRVDALGLPPMARANSMRHETAFTVSIEAREGVTTGISAYDRATTIAVAIDPEKGAQDLASPGHIFPLRARDGGVLVRAGHTEAAVDVSRLAGLNPSGVICEIMNDDGHMSHLPELIEFGKKHGLKIGAISDLIAYRRRHDNLISETHSQTVTSAFGGEWMMRVFTDQAEGIEHVVLTKGDITTPEPVLVRTHALRVLDDVLGINNDATGELNRAMEIVAEEGRGAVCLFRDPHVKLIREEDTGPRTIKQIGLGAQILSSMGLHELVLLTDNPQTRYVGLDAYDLHIVGTRQITKA, encoded by the coding sequence ATGATCAAGCCGGTAGATAAATCTGGAACCCACGATGTTCCCGGGGCAGTCGAAGACAGCCTGCGCCACGCGATTTCGCCTATCGAGGAAATCATCGAAGAAGCCCGCAATGGCCGGCTTGTCATCCTTGTCGATCACGAGGACCGCGAAAACGAGGGCGATCTCTACATTCCTGCCGAAAAATGCAAGCCCGACGCCGTTAATTTTATGGCGACGCATGGACGCGGGCTTATTTGTCTGACGCTCACATCCGACCGCGTTGATGCTCTTGGCCTACCGCCAATGGCGCGCGCGAATTCGATGCGGCATGAAACGGCATTCACGGTCTCCATTGAGGCGCGTGAGGGCGTTACGACGGGCATTTCTGCCTACGACCGTGCCACAACCATTGCCGTCGCAATCGACCCAGAAAAAGGTGCGCAAGATCTGGCATCTCCTGGCCATATCTTCCCTCTTCGTGCGCGTGATGGGGGTGTCCTAGTGCGCGCAGGACATACAGAAGCAGCCGTTGACGTTTCGCGTCTTGCAGGGTTGAACCCGTCGGGCGTCATTTGCGAGATTATGAATGATGACGGCCACATGTCCCATCTGCCCGAACTGATAGAATTCGGCAAAAAGCATGGGCTTAAGATCGGCGCGATCTCTGATCTCATCGCTTACCGTCGTCGTCACGATAATCTGATCAGTGAAACCCATTCGCAAACGGTAACTTCCGCTTTTGGCGGGGAATGGATGATGCGCGTTTTCACCGATCAGGCAGAAGGAATCGAACATGTCGTTTTGACCAAAGGCGACATCACAACGCCGGAACCGGTCCTTGTGCGCACCCATGCGCTCAGGGTGCTGGACGACGTGCTGGGGATCAATAACGATGCGACCGGTGAGCTGAACCGCGCAATGGAAATCGTCGCGGAAGAGGGCCGAGGTGCTGTCTGTTTGTTTCGAGACCCACATGTGAAACTCATCCGTGAAGAAGATACTGGCCCCCGAACGATCAAACAGATTGGTCTTGGCGCGCAAATCTTGTCCTCGATGGGTTTGCACGAGCTGGTCCTGCTGACGGACAATCCCCAGACGCGTTACGTCGGCTTGGACGCATATGACCTACATATCGTCGGCACGCGTCAAATTACGAAAGCCTGA
- a CDS encoding protein-L-isoaspartate O-methyltransferase family protein, translating to MSDFTTRRTMMVDTQVRPSDVTKFPIIDAMLTVPREQFVPATQREAAYMGENLDLGQGRVLLEPRTLAKMLDVLAINNNELVLDIGCAMGYSAAVVARMAEAVVALEEDEAMAKEAQDALMDAGADNVLMHVGPLAEGAAAHGPYDVILIEGGVSEVPHSILDQLKDGGRIAALFMDGALGEVRVGYKRGTDVSWRMAFNAAAPVLEDFKRQAAFEL from the coding sequence ATGAGTGATTTCACCACACGCCGCACGATGATGGTAGATACACAGGTCCGCCCCTCGGACGTTACCAAATTCCCGATCATTGATGCCATGTTGACTGTGCCGCGCGAGCAGTTCGTACCTGCGACCCAACGTGAAGCCGCCTACATGGGCGAAAACCTTGATCTGGGGCAGGGGCGCGTCCTGCTTGAGCCGCGTACATTGGCGAAAATGCTGGACGTTCTTGCGATCAACAACAACGAGCTTGTTCTCGATATCGGGTGTGCGATGGGATACTCTGCCGCAGTTGTCGCGCGTATGGCCGAGGCTGTTGTGGCTTTGGAAGAAGACGAGGCTATGGCGAAAGAGGCGCAGGATGCGCTGATGGACGCCGGTGCCGACAATGTATTGATGCACGTGGGGCCGCTGGCCGAAGGTGCTGCCGCGCATGGGCCTTATGATGTGATCCTGATTGAAGGTGGCGTCAGCGAGGTGCCGCATAGCATTCTGGACCAGCTCAAGGATGGCGGGCGAATCGCTGCTTTGTTTATGGATGGCGCTTTGGGCGAAGTTCGGGTCGGGTACAAGCGCGGCACAGATGTCAGCTGGCGCATGGCGTTCAATGCCGCTGCGCCTGTTCTGGAAGACTTCAAGAGACAGGCCGCTTTCGAGCTCTAG
- a CDS encoding TolC family outer membrane protein has product MVVQKITLVLRMGVAACVVMAGVALPRTGTADTLADALVGAYTHSGLLQQNRALLRAADEDVAAAVATLKPVLSWSASLTQTYGTVRTASSVNSFNNDSLSAAVGLAASLVLYDFGSRAFRVEAAKETVLATREALIDIEQQVLLRAVQAYMGVIEASEFVALRENNVRLLTEEQRAANDRFEVGEVTRTDVALAQAQLAQARSGLAAARGQLISATEEYRNVVGRAPGRLRQPPGLPAIEDSVDAAKAIAVRRHPSMLSAQRQVAAADLLVQATAADMKPTISLTGRLTATESLSSSDFNRGGSVGLEAGQTIYQGGALSASNRQAQARADAQRGNLHVVRHAVQQDVGNAYATLTTVQAQLAASERQVRAARIAFRGIREEATLGARTTLDVLDAEQALLDAQSLQVSARASLYFAAYSILASTGRLTAKDLQLPVQIYDPTEYYNLVKDSPAKRSKEGQKLDRVLRALQKD; this is encoded by the coding sequence ATGGTAGTCCAGAAAATCACATTAGTTTTGCGGATGGGCGTTGCTGCCTGCGTTGTAATGGCCGGCGTTGCTTTGCCGCGCACCGGAACAGCTGATACGCTCGCTGATGCGCTGGTTGGGGCTTACACCCATTCCGGTCTGTTGCAGCAGAACAGGGCTCTGTTGCGGGCTGCGGACGAGGATGTCGCGGCAGCGGTTGCAACATTGAAACCGGTCCTGTCATGGTCAGCTAGCCTTACCCAGACATACGGTACAGTGCGCACAGCGTCTTCCGTCAACAGCTTTAACAACGATAGCCTTAGTGCTGCGGTCGGCTTGGCCGCGTCTTTGGTGCTTTATGATTTCGGGTCTCGGGCTTTCCGCGTCGAAGCAGCGAAAGAAACAGTTTTGGCAACGCGTGAGGCGCTGATCGACATCGAGCAGCAGGTATTGTTGCGTGCGGTTCAGGCCTATATGGGCGTGATCGAAGCGTCGGAATTTGTGGCGCTGCGTGAAAACAACGTCCGATTGCTGACGGAAGAACAACGCGCGGCCAATGACCGTTTCGAAGTGGGTGAAGTCACCCGCACGGACGTGGCGCTTGCGCAGGCTCAACTTGCGCAAGCAAGAAGCGGTCTTGCGGCAGCGCGCGGTCAATTGATCAGCGCGACAGAAGAATACCGCAACGTCGTGGGTCGCGCACCCGGTCGGTTGCGTCAGCCTCCCGGTCTGCCTGCCATTGAGGATAGTGTTGACGCGGCAAAAGCAATCGCAGTGCGCAGACACCCGTCCATGCTTAGCGCTCAGCGTCAGGTCGCCGCGGCGGATTTGCTGGTGCAGGCGACTGCGGCAGATATGAAGCCGACCATCAGTCTGACGGGCCGTTTGACCGCAACTGAGAGCCTGAGCTCGAGTGATTTCAATCGCGGCGGCAGTGTTGGCCTTGAGGCCGGTCAGACCATCTATCAAGGCGGTGCCTTGTCCGCGAGCAATCGGCAGGCGCAAGCCCGCGCAGATGCACAGCGCGGTAATTTGCATGTGGTGCGTCATGCTGTGCAGCAGGATGTGGGCAATGCCTATGCTACTTTGACGACGGTTCAGGCACAGCTTGCCGCATCCGAACGTCAGGTGCGTGCTGCGCGTATCGCGTTCCGTGGTATCCGCGAGGAAGCCACACTTGGTGCGCGGACTACTCTGGACGTGCTTGATGCTGAACAGGCGCTGCTGGATGCCCAGTCTTTGCAGGTTTCTGCCCGTGCGAGCCTTTATTTTGCAGCTTACTCGATCCTTGCATCTACCGGGCGCCTGACGGCAAAAGACTTGCAGCTTCCGGTTCAGATTTACGATCCGACAGAGTACTATAATCTGGTAAAAGACAGCCCTGCAAAACGCTCAAAAGAGGGCCAGAAGCTGGACCGTGTGTTGCGGGCGCTGCAAAAAGACTGA
- a CDS encoding cobyric acid synthase, giving the protein MTKAIMIQGTGSNVGKSMIVAGLIRACVKRGLNVRPFKPQNMSNNAAVTEDGGEIGRAQALQARAAGVPPHTDMNPILLKPQSATGAQVIVQGQIAGHQEAAAFGRNKSALMPAVLQSFQRLAAGCDLIIIEGAGSPAETNLRSGDIANMGFAGAAQVPVVLMGDIDRGGVIAQIVGTQAVLDSTDNALVCGFAVNKFRGDRSLFDAGRDDIVARTGWPSLGVIPWFDAAHRLPAEDVMDLPARARSKGAGCVIAVPRLPRISNFDDLDPLAAEPGVDLRIIMPGQPLPADADLILLVGSKATIADLAALRAEGWDIDIAAHTRRGGQVLGLCGGYQMLGKTIADPDGIEGEPGTVTGLGHLDIHTVMAPIKHLSLKTGVHPESGTELSGYEIHIGETSGPDTERAWLRFDGKPEGATSKDGLVRGCYMHGLFNADAFRAVFLSQLGAGSQLNFEAGVEDALDALALHMERYFDIDQLLALAKEV; this is encoded by the coding sequence ATGACAAAAGCGATTATGATACAAGGCACCGGCAGCAATGTCGGAAAGTCCATGATCGTGGCAGGGCTGATCCGCGCATGTGTTAAACGCGGCTTGAACGTGCGCCCCTTCAAGCCACAGAACATGTCGAACAACGCGGCCGTGACCGAGGACGGCGGCGAAATCGGTCGCGCGCAGGCGCTACAGGCGCGCGCTGCGGGTGTACCACCGCACACCGACATGAACCCCATCCTTCTCAAGCCACAATCCGCGACCGGTGCGCAGGTGATCGTGCAGGGCCAGATCGCAGGCCATCAGGAAGCCGCAGCTTTTGGCAGGAACAAGTCCGCACTGATGCCTGCGGTTCTTCAGTCGTTTCAAAGGCTTGCAGCCGGATGCGATCTCATCATCATCGAAGGTGCCGGCAGCCCTGCAGAGACAAACCTGCGCAGCGGGGATATCGCAAACATGGGCTTTGCTGGTGCCGCCCAGGTACCCGTTGTTCTGATGGGCGACATCGACCGCGGTGGTGTGATTGCACAGATTGTCGGCACGCAAGCAGTGCTAGATTCCACCGACAACGCACTGGTTTGCGGTTTTGCCGTGAACAAGTTTCGCGGGGACCGCAGCCTGTTTGACGCCGGACGCGATGACATTGTGGCGCGCACCGGATGGCCCAGCCTTGGCGTCATTCCTTGGTTTGATGCAGCGCACCGCTTGCCCGCAGAGGATGTGATGGACCTGCCTGCCCGCGCACGATCGAAAGGTGCGGGATGTGTGATTGCCGTGCCGCGCCTTCCGCGCATTTCAAACTTTGACGATCTCGATCCACTTGCAGCCGAGCCGGGCGTGGACCTCCGCATCATCATGCCGGGCCAGCCGTTGCCTGCGGATGCCGATCTAATCCTGCTTGTCGGAAGCAAAGCGACGATCGCCGATCTGGCGGCGCTGAGGGCCGAAGGATGGGATATCGACATCGCCGCGCATACTCGGCGGGGCGGTCAGGTTCTGGGCTTGTGCGGCGGCTATCAGATGCTGGGAAAGACCATTGCAGACCCCGATGGGATCGAAGGAGAGCCGGGAACCGTTACAGGGCTAGGACATCTTGATATCCATACGGTAATGGCTCCGATCAAGCATTTGTCCCTAAAGACCGGCGTCCATCCAGAAAGCGGAACTGAGCTTTCCGGCTACGAAATCCATATCGGAGAAACGAGCGGACCTGACACCGAGCGCGCTTGGTTGCGTTTTGACGGCAAGCCGGAGGGCGCTACCAGCAAAGACGGCCTCGTACGCGGATGCTATATGCATGGGCTGTTTAATGCAGACGCGTTTCGGGCAGTATTCCTGTCGCAACTCGGTGCGGGATCGCAGTTGAACTTCGAAGCAGGCGTCGAAGACGCCCTTGACGCATTGGCGTTGCATATGGAACGTTACTTCGACATCGATCAGCTGTTGGCACTTGCCAAAGAGGTTTGA
- a CDS encoding DUF6280 family protein, translating to MRDFVDGTAFNNEQGNRARKLFAAVVLAALDDAIADDKKYGNGPEQIARWARSRDGREVLSCAGIDPNERVVSGLMDFVGKGVRTSVALSREESERRHAAQQAEAA from the coding sequence ATGAGAGATTTCGTTGATGGCACCGCTTTCAATAACGAGCAAGGAAATCGGGCCCGCAAACTTTTCGCAGCTGTGGTACTGGCTGCCTTGGATGATGCAATCGCCGACGACAAGAAATATGGCAACGGACCAGAGCAGATCGCCCGCTGGGCCCGCTCCCGCGATGGCCGCGAAGTGCTGAGCTGCGCCGGGATCGACCCCAACGAGCGTGTGGTATCAGGTTTGATGGATTTTGTTGGCAAAGGTGTGCGGACATCTGTTGCGTTGTCGCGCGAAGAATCCGAGCGTCGTCACGCCGCGCAGCAGGCTGAAGCTGCATAA
- the efp gene encoding elongation factor P, with product MPKINGNEIRPGNVLEHNGGLWAAVKVDHVKPGKGGAFAQVEMRNLRNGSKLNERFRSADKVERVRLEQKDQQFLYEDSGMLVLMDTDTYDQVQLSAELLGERRPFLQDGMMVVVEYHGDEPLNASLPQKVVCKVVETEPVVKGQTAANSFKPAVLDNGVKVSVPPFVGQDEDIVVNTETMEYVERA from the coding sequence ATGCCCAAAATTAACGGAAATGAAATTCGCCCCGGTAACGTTCTGGAGCACAACGGCGGCCTCTGGGCTGCGGTCAAAGTCGACCATGTAAAGCCGGGCAAAGGGGGTGCCTTTGCTCAGGTCGAGATGCGCAACCTGCGCAACGGATCAAAGCTCAATGAACGCTTCCGTTCAGCTGACAAGGTAGAGCGTGTACGCCTTGAGCAGAAGGATCAGCAATTTCTCTATGAAGACAGTGGGATGCTGGTGCTGATGGACACTGATACATATGATCAGGTGCAGCTTTCAGCCGAGCTCTTGGGTGAACGTCGTCCGTTCCTGCAAGACGGTATGATGGTCGTTGTCGAATACCACGGAGATGAGCCGCTCAATGCGTCTTTGCCTCAGAAAGTGGTGTGCAAGGTTGTCGAAACCGAGCCTGTCGTGAAAGGTCAGACTGCTGCGAACTCGTTCAAACCGGCCGTTCTGGACAACGGCGTTAAGGTTTCCGTGCCACCGTTTGTGGGGCAAGATGAAGACATCGTGGTGAACACAGAGACAATGGAATACGTGGAGCGCGCTTGA
- a CDS encoding YgfZ/GcvT domain-containing protein has protein sequence MTKRRILRLSGADTRDFLQGLVTNDVSKLESGAVYAALLTPQGKYMADFFLLPDGDTVLLDVADELGDLVTQRLSMYKLRADVTIETVPLHLHRGLGEVPEDGFADPRESALGWRAYRDSEQTEDDTDWEALRVAHLVPETGIELTPDTFILEAGFERLGGVDFRKGCYVGQEVTARMKHKTELRKGLARVDVKGTAPVGSELLSNGKAAGVLFTQSGDQGIAYLRFDRASGPMEAGSAKVSWRPEKKSL, from the coding sequence ATGACCAAACGCCGCATTCTGCGTCTCAGCGGGGCTGACACCCGCGATTTTCTGCAAGGACTGGTCACCAATGACGTGTCCAAGCTGGAAAGCGGTGCCGTCTATGCAGCGCTGCTGACACCACAGGGCAAATACATGGCGGATTTCTTTCTGCTGCCGGACGGGGACACGGTCCTCCTCGACGTAGCGGATGAATTAGGTGATTTGGTCACACAGCGTCTCTCGATGTACAAGCTGAGGGCCGATGTCACGATAGAGACAGTTCCGCTTCATCTGCACCGTGGCTTGGGAGAGGTCCCCGAAGATGGCTTTGCCGATCCACGTGAATCTGCCCTTGGCTGGCGGGCCTATCGCGATAGCGAGCAGACGGAAGACGACACCGATTGGGAGGCACTGCGCGTGGCGCATTTAGTGCCGGAAACCGGTATCGAGCTGACGCCCGATACCTTCATTCTTGAGGCGGGGTTTGAGCGTCTTGGTGGGGTCGATTTCCGCAAAGGCTGTTATGTAGGTCAGGAAGTGACCGCACGGATGAAGCACAAGACCGAACTGCGCAAGGGGTTGGCCCGCGTAGATGTCAAAGGTACTGCGCCTGTCGGGTCCGAATTGCTCAGCAACGGGAAAGCAGCGGGCGTTTTGTTCACCCAGAGCGGGGACCAAGGCATCGCTTATCTGCGATTCGACCGCGCATCAGGCCCGATGGAGGCCGGTTCGGCCAAGGTTTCATGGAGACCTGAAAAGAAAAGTCTTTAA
- a CDS encoding TIGR04283 family arsenosugar biosynthesis glycosyltransferase — MPAPITIIIPTLNAESSLPDCLTALMEGLEAGLIRELVISDGGSQDATGVIAQAWGAIVIEGSATRGGQLRRGCDVAKGDWLLVLHADTVLQPGWTKEVQAHLSKRDRAAWFHLRFDRTGIGAQVVAGWANLRSRFGLPYGDQGLLISSSLYARVGGYPDVPLMEDVALARALKGRLVGLDVVAQTSADKYARQGWIKRGVRNLWTLGRYFAGADTTKLSESYRR, encoded by the coding sequence ATGCCTGCGCCGATCACAATTATCATACCGACCCTCAACGCCGAGAGTTCATTACCCGACTGCCTAACCGCACTGATGGAAGGGCTGGAGGCGGGATTAATCCGTGAGTTGGTCATTTCCGATGGTGGGTCACAGGATGCAACGGGTGTCATCGCTCAGGCTTGGGGTGCCATAGTTATCGAAGGGTCGGCCACACGCGGCGGCCAACTTCGTCGGGGATGTGACGTGGCCAAAGGCGATTGGTTATTGGTGCTGCATGCTGACACTGTGTTGCAGCCGGGATGGACCAAAGAGGTGCAAGCACATCTGTCAAAGCGCGATCGCGCGGCTTGGTTCCATCTCCGGTTTGATCGCACAGGGATCGGCGCGCAGGTCGTTGCGGGCTGGGCCAACCTGCGGAGCCGGTTCGGACTACCCTATGGCGATCAGGGGCTCCTTATTTCGTCAAGCCTCTATGCCCGCGTCGGGGGATATCCCGATGTGCCGTTGATGGAAGATGTTGCACTGGCGCGCGCGCTCAAAGGTCGCCTTGTTGGGCTTGATGTTGTGGCACAAACCAGCGCCGATAAATACGCAAGGCAGGGGTGGATTAAACGGGGGGTGCGCAACCTTTGGACCCTTGGCCGCTATTTCGCAGGGGCGGACACGACGAAGCTCTCTGAAAGCTACCGCCGCTAG
- a CDS encoding ABC transporter ATP-binding protein, which translates to MNDQTYTSRDLMGWLWRDYLKKHIWLMTLAVVFMVIEGSTLGALARLMEPMFDRVFVAGQEDALIWVGLTLIGIFVLRAIAGVSQKVLLTKVAQRTAADMRIDLLERMMKQDGAFHQSHPPGFLIQRVQSDVNAVGDVWRAVITGAGRDFIGLLVLLGVAISIDPVWALLACVGIPVMVLPAAMAQRFVRKRAREARDLGADLATRLDEVFHGIVQVKLNALEAYQTRQYRDLTGRFIDTEVRAAFGNSAIPGMVDILSGLGFMAVILYGGSEIISGDKTIGQFMTFFTAMGFAFSPLRRLGGMAGLWQIAAAALERIRELLDAPVHLKDPAKPVTAPVGTPEIKLTDVDLSYGETRVLDRLSFTAKAGQTTALVGASGAGKSTVFNVLTRLIDAQKGSATLGGVATTEMRLADLRKLFSVVTQEALLFDDTLRENILLGRTDVTDARLKEVLDAAHVSDFLPKLDKGLETLVGPRGSALSGGQRQRVVIARALLRDTPILLLDEATSALDAQSEQTVQTALDRLSKGRTTIVIAHRLATIRNADHIVVMDRGRVVEEGTHEGLLAQGGAYAELYQLQFKGNAPTPVASQHAKAGGFFNRLLGR; encoded by the coding sequence ATGAATGACCAGACCTACACGTCTCGCGATCTGATGGGTTGGCTGTGGCGCGATTACCTCAAGAAACACATCTGGCTCATGACGCTTGCTGTAGTTTTCATGGTGATTGAAGGCAGCACACTCGGTGCGCTAGCCCGCCTGATGGAGCCGATGTTCGACCGGGTGTTTGTGGCAGGACAGGAAGATGCGCTGATCTGGGTGGGCCTCACGCTGATCGGGATTTTCGTGCTGCGCGCCATCGCGGGCGTCAGTCAGAAGGTATTGCTGACAAAGGTTGCCCAGCGCACGGCAGCAGATATGCGCATTGACCTGTTAGAACGGATGATGAAGCAGGACGGGGCCTTTCACCAAAGCCATCCGCCAGGCTTTCTGATCCAACGTGTGCAGTCGGATGTGAATGCAGTTGGCGATGTCTGGCGGGCGGTTATCACCGGCGCGGGGCGCGACTTTATCGGGCTTCTGGTTCTACTCGGTGTGGCCATCTCTATTGATCCGGTGTGGGCGCTGCTCGCTTGTGTGGGCATTCCGGTTATGGTGCTGCCCGCCGCGATGGCGCAACGCTTTGTGCGCAAACGCGCCCGCGAAGCGCGAGACCTTGGTGCTGATCTGGCGACGCGACTGGACGAGGTGTTTCATGGTATCGTTCAGGTCAAACTGAATGCGCTTGAAGCGTACCAAACGCGCCAGTACCGCGATCTGACGGGACGATTTATCGACACCGAAGTGCGTGCAGCCTTTGGGAACTCGGCCATTCCCGGCATGGTCGATATACTCTCCGGTCTCGGTTTCATGGCAGTGATCCTTTACGGCGGATCCGAGATTATCTCGGGCGATAAGACCATCGGCCAATTCATGACGTTCTTCACGGCGATGGGGTTTGCGTTCAGTCCCTTACGGCGTCTGGGCGGTATGGCCGGGCTATGGCAGATCGCAGCGGCGGCGCTAGAGCGCATTCGCGAATTGCTGGATGCACCCGTACACCTGAAAGATCCTGCAAAGCCTGTCACTGCGCCCGTTGGCACGCCAGAGATAAAACTGACTGATGTCGACCTTTCCTATGGCGAAACCCGCGTGTTGGACCGTTTATCTTTCACCGCCAAAGCCGGTCAGACGACCGCCCTCGTGGGGGCTTCTGGTGCGGGAAAGTCGACTGTATTTAACGTGCTGACCCGCCTGATCGACGCCCAGAAAGGCTCTGCCACTCTGGGCGGCGTTGCGACCACGGAAATGCGGTTGGCCGATCTGCGAAAGCTGTTCTCTGTGGTGACGCAAGAAGCACTCTTGTTTGATGATACGCTGCGGGAAAACATACTTCTGGGACGCACGGACGTCACGGACGCCCGTCTTAAAGAAGTGTTAGATGCGGCGCATGTGTCCGATTTCCTACCAAAGCTCGACAAAGGTCTGGAAACACTGGTCGGACCCCGAGGATCTGCTCTTTCGGGTGGACAGCGCCAGCGTGTTGTGATCGCCCGCGCCCTGTTGCGTGATACGCCGATCCTGTTGCTGGACGAGGCCACAAGTGCGCTTGATGCACAGTCGGAGCAGACCGTGCAAACAGCGCTGGATCGATTGTCCAAAGGGCGCACTACGATCGTGATCGCGCACCGTCTGGCGACAATTCGCAATGCAGACCATATCGTGGTAATGGATCGTGGCCGCGTGGTTGAAGAAGGAACGCACGAGGGCCTGCTTGCACAAGGCGGTGCCTATGCCGAGCTGTATCAACTGCAATTCAAGGGCAATGCACCGACACCTGTTGCGAGCCAACACGCGAAAGCAGGCGGTTTCTTCAACCGCCTTTTAGGCCGCTAG
- a CDS encoding pyridoxal-phosphate-dependent aminotransferase family protein — protein sequence MTQPTSLAQGRSYLAIPGPSVMPDAVLRAMHRAAPNIYAGELVEMMPGITADLKRVARTKHHVAMYTGNGHAAWEASLSNILSPGDKVLVPATGRFGIGWGQTAAALGADVETIDFGKQSPMDMDRIAQALAADKNHAIKAVLAVHVDTSTSIRNDIKSLREVLDAAGHPALLMADCIASLGCDRFEMDAWGVDVMVTGCQKGLMVPPGMSFVFFNDRAEEARAKMERVSWYWDWTPRAHATEFFQYHGGTAPTHHLYGLRTALDMIHEEGIEQVWARHSVLARAIWAACEAWSTAGTFGMNVADPAHRSNAVTSLRLQSPQATELRDWVEKELGLTLGIGLGMAEPGDPSWHGFFRLGHMGHVNGQMVMGMLGGIESGLRALKIDHGTGALDAAAQVIATG from the coding sequence ATGACACAACCGACATCGCTTGCGCAGGGGCGCTCTTATCTTGCCATTCCCGGTCCCTCTGTAATGCCCGATGCGGTCCTGCGTGCCATGCACCGTGCTGCGCCCAATATTTACGCTGGCGAACTGGTGGAAATGATGCCAGGGATCACAGCTGATCTCAAACGGGTGGCGCGTACCAAGCATCACGTGGCGATGTATACAGGGAACGGCCATGCCGCTTGGGAAGCATCGCTGTCCAACATCCTTTCGCCGGGCGACAAGGTGCTTGTTCCGGCTACAGGGCGCTTTGGCATCGGTTGGGGGCAAACGGCAGCCGCACTGGGTGCCGACGTCGAGACAATCGATTTTGGCAAGCAAAGCCCGATGGATATGGACCGGATCGCACAGGCGCTGGCGGCTGACAAAAATCACGCCATCAAGGCGGTTCTCGCCGTACATGTCGATACGTCAACATCGATCCGAAACGATATCAAATCCTTGCGCGAAGTTCTGGATGCTGCGGGTCACCCCGCATTGCTGATGGCCGATTGCATCGCATCCTTGGGCTGTGATCGCTTTGAGATGGACGCATGGGGCGTCGATGTCATGGTGACGGGGTGCCAGAAAGGGCTGATGGTGCCGCCAGGCATGTCATTTGTTTTCTTCAATGACCGCGCCGAAGAAGCCCGCGCCAAGATGGAGCGCGTCAGCTGGTACTGGGATTGGACACCACGGGCCCATGCAACAGAGTTCTTTCAGTACCATGGTGGCACGGCACCGACACACCACCTGTACGGATTGCGCACCGCACTTGATATGATCCACGAAGAAGGGATCGAGCAGGTCTGGGCCCGCCACAGCGTTTTGGCCCGCGCGATCTGGGCCGCTTGCGAGGCATGGAGCACCGCTGGTACCTTTGGAATGAACGTGGCCGATCCTGCGCATCGCAGCAACGCTGTTACCTCGTTGCGGCTTCAGTCCCCGCAAGCGACCGAACTGCGCGACTGGGTTGAAAAAGAGCTTGGTCTTACGCTGGGCATTGGCCTTGGCATGGCAGAACCGGGCGATCCTTCATGGCACGGTTTTTTCCGTCTGGGTCACATGGGGCATGTGAACGGTCAGATGGTGATGGGAATGCTGGGCGGCATTGAAAGCGGCCTACGGGCGCTCAAGATCGATCATGGTACCGGTGCGCTGGACGCCGCTGCACAAGTAATTGCAACGGGGTAG